Proteins found in one Mucilaginibacter inviolabilis genomic segment:
- a CDS encoding PadR family transcriptional regulator, whose translation MYSKELLKGTIEIIILKLLSENVKMYGYEITQTVKELTANKIQISEGAMYSSLHKLEATGVLETESVMVGKRPRVYYRLTKSGAAVATEKIAELASFIKSLNDVIDFNVNIA comes from the coding sequence ATGTATTCTAAAGAGCTGCTAAAGGGTACAATTGAGATTATTATCTTGAAACTACTGTCGGAAAACGTTAAGATGTATGGGTATGAGATCACCCAAACGGTGAAAGAACTTACCGCTAATAAAATTCAGATCAGTGAGGGTGCGATGTATTCGTCTCTCCACAAATTGGAAGCGACTGGGGTTTTGGAAACAGAATCTGTAATGGTAGGCAAAAGGCCGAGGGTATATTACCGGCTGACGAAAAGCGGCGCTGCCGTAGCAACCGAAAAGATCGCTGAACTGGCATCTTTCATCAAATCGCTAAATGATGTAATTGATTTTAACGTAAATATCGCATGA
- a CDS encoding transposase — protein MIPKAKALKLIAIYLYICKLHSDELKHLSQRYTNNDKPDFTDQEIMTLYLFTVQQEQRFSVSQVYAFADQYLRSWFPALPSYKAFNNRLNRLSEAFKAVAAHSFSTFIPPECDTAISLLDSMPIITCSGKRSAKVATEITDKGYCSTKSMFYYGLKLHALAFHGPKRLPFPEHVVITPASENDLNVFRQDWSNINNRTFFGDKIYNDAEFFKDLAINTNSIMLTPVKGIKGQPEVIKQRDKAANDLFSTAVSTIRQPIESLFNWLITKTDIQRANKVRSTKGLLIHVFGKIAAAFIYLVF, from the coding sequence ATGATTCCCAAGGCTAAGGCACTCAAACTAATCGCTATATACCTGTATATATGCAAGTTACACAGCGACGAACTCAAACACCTATCTCAAAGATACACCAATAACGACAAACCCGACTTTACAGATCAGGAAATTATGACATTATATCTTTTTACTGTTCAGCAGGAGCAACGTTTCAGTGTATCGCAGGTCTATGCTTTTGCTGACCAGTACCTGCGTTCCTGGTTTCCTGCGTTGCCTTCTTACAAAGCTTTTAATAACAGGTTAAACAGGCTTAGTGAGGCGTTTAAAGCTGTAGCTGCTCATTCCTTTTCGACTTTTATACCACCGGAATGTGACACTGCTATAAGCTTACTCGATTCTATGCCTATTATTACCTGCTCAGGAAAGCGCAGCGCTAAAGTAGCCACTGAAATCACGGACAAAGGGTATTGCTCTACTAAATCCATGTTTTACTATGGGCTTAAGTTACATGCCCTGGCCTTTCACGGCCCAAAACGCTTGCCTTTTCCCGAACATGTAGTAATCACTCCGGCATCCGAGAATGATTTAAATGTTTTCAGGCAAGATTGGAGCAATATAAACAACCGCACTTTCTTTGGGGATAAAATTTACAATGATGCGGAATTCTTTAAAGATTTAGCTATAAATACCAATTCTATCATGCTTACACCTGTTAAGGGGATAAAAGGACAACCCGAGGTAATCAAACAAAGAGATAAAGCTGCAAATGATCTGTTCTCCACTGCTGTCTCTACCATTAGGCAGCCTATTGAGTCCCTATTTAACTGGCTGATAACAAAAACGGATATACAGAGAGCCAATAAGGTCAGATCAACAAAGGGTTTGCTTATTCATGTTTTTGGTAAAATTGCTGCCGCTTTTATTTATCTTGTCTTTTAA
- a CDS encoding YXWGXW repeat-containing protein, which yields MKKIASFLILLSVLTLGGNKSFGQIIVRVRPARPAVVINRPPAPSPRHVWVDEDWQLSGGRYVWHGGYWTAPPRPGAFYVRGHWRNTRRGSIWVPGHWR from the coding sequence ATGAAAAAAATAGCAAGTTTTCTAATATTGTTATCCGTCCTAACATTAGGCGGAAACAAAAGTTTTGGTCAAATCATCGTCAGAGTTCGTCCTGCAAGACCTGCCGTAGTTATTAATCGGCCGCCCGCGCCGTCGCCCCGCCACGTTTGGGTAGATGAAGACTGGCAGCTAAGTGGTGGCAGATATGTTTGGCATGGTGGTTATTGGACAGCGCCGCCTCGACCGGGGGCTTTCTATGTTAGAGGGCATTGGCGAAACACACGTCGCGGCTCAATTTGGGTTCCAGGTCACTGGAGATAA
- a CDS encoding M60 family metallopeptidase, whose translation MKKLFTIVFLASGLATFAQTPKKDPATVLISPQQTLSKKDTDFRKAIAKWSDEVLKSTNYKNVKAQPSSAIFPGAVKPGYQLISQTVSIQHKKIADSLVGIVSTLGYSGYDHDIMYSTGLYAVAGQYIEIDVPKNTNTDDLEAQIGAHTDRLNEWVAGTEDWRRMPIITKTQKLVVGVNRLASPFGGLIYINLNPKSQSRKIDLKISHAVTAPLFVLGKTSPSDWENQLKNNKAPWGEMATENVILTLPDSVLQTIKNPQEVMKLWDLIIGGEMDLAQMPLPFYRAQRLVPDEHIGGGYMHSGYPIMIHHSPSKHMLSNEIMANPELLMKPSGGGANWGFFHEIGHNMQNLNWVFGGTTEVSNNFFSLYMFDRLMGGRDNAHNAISNANTQKQMKKYFAEGANYEKWKNDPFLGLIMFRQMQEGFGWESFKAFFREYQKIGPNIGDLNDQQKRDLWVKTYSNIVKRNLAPFWNTWGVTISDNVNKELSVYPQWMPYNFPPQN comes from the coding sequence ATGAAGAAATTATTTACCATTGTATTTTTAGCCTCCGGGCTTGCCACATTTGCTCAAACTCCCAAAAAAGATCCGGCAACGGTTCTTATTTCTCCACAACAAACCCTTTCTAAGAAAGATACCGATTTTAGAAAGGCAATAGCCAAATGGAGCGATGAAGTATTAAAAAGCACCAATTATAAAAATGTCAAGGCACAACCCTCATCAGCCATCTTTCCGGGTGCGGTAAAGCCAGGCTATCAATTGATAAGCCAAACTGTAAGTATCCAGCACAAAAAAATAGCCGATAGTCTGGTAGGTATTGTATCCACTTTAGGCTATTCGGGTTATGATCATGATATTATGTACAGCACCGGCTTGTATGCCGTAGCAGGGCAATATATAGAGATAGACGTACCTAAAAACACCAATACTGATGATTTGGAGGCGCAAATTGGTGCCCATACCGATAGGCTGAATGAGTGGGTAGCAGGCACGGAGGATTGGCGCCGTATGCCCATCATTACCAAGACGCAGAAATTGGTGGTTGGTGTAAACAGGTTGGCTTCGCCTTTTGGCGGGTTGATTTATATTAACCTAAACCCGAAAAGCCAGAGCAGAAAAATTGATCTTAAAATTAGTCATGCTGTAACTGCCCCGCTTTTTGTATTGGGTAAAACCTCACCAAGTGACTGGGAGAACCAACTCAAAAATAACAAAGCGCCCTGGGGCGAGATGGCTACCGAAAACGTAATTTTAACCTTGCCCGATAGTGTTTTGCAAACCATTAAAAACCCACAGGAAGTAATGAAGCTTTGGGACCTGATTATTGGGGGCGAAATGGACCTGGCCCAAATGCCTTTGCCATTTTACAGAGCGCAGCGTTTAGTACCCGATGAGCATATTGGCGGTGGTTATATGCACAGTGGTTATCCAATAATGATACATCACTCTCCTTCAAAACATATGTTATCCAACGAAATTATGGCCAACCCCGAGCTTTTGATGAAACCCAGCGGTGGTGGAGCCAATTGGGGCTTCTTCCACGAAATAGGCCACAATATGCAAAACCTGAACTGGGTATTTGGCGGTACAACCGAGGTAAGTAACAACTTTTTTTCGTTGTACATGTTTGACCGGTTGATGGGTGGGCGAGACAATGCACATAACGCAATTTCAAATGCCAATACACAAAAGCAAATGAAAAAGTATTTTGCGGAGGGAGCTAATTACGAGAAATGGAAAAACGACCCATTTTTGGGTTTGATCATGTTTCGCCAGATGCAGGAGGGTTTTGGTTGGGAAAGCTTTAAAGCTTTTTTTAGAGAATACCAAAAAATTGGCCCCAACATAGGTGATTTAAACGATCAGCAGAAACGTGATTTATGGGTAAAAACCTACTCCAACATTGTAAAAAGAAACCTTGCACCGTTTTGGAATACCTGGGGTGTAACCATTAGCGATAATGTAAATAAAGAACTGTCCGTTTATCCGCAATGGATGCCTTATAATTTTCCACCGCAAAATTAA
- a CDS encoding superoxide dismutase, which produces MKTSSRRKFIEDSFKVTVAVAVGGPIILDSASALAANQDHDAKANVDSPLKFVQAPLGFSYSALEPNIDALTMEIHYTKHHTAYIKNVNDAIVAEKLNYTTEKEFFDNASKLSAKARNNGGGAWNHNFFWASLKPGTSSGPDGKVKDAITSAFGGTDKFKELFTQAALTRFGSGWAWLVNDNGTLKITSTANQDNPLFDRAEVKGTPLLALDVWEHAYYLKYQNKRNEYIANWWNVVNWDEVNKRLG; this is translated from the coding sequence ATGAAAACCAGTAGCCGTAGAAAATTCATTGAAGATTCATTTAAAGTAACTGTAGCAGTTGCAGTAGGAGGCCCGATAATTTTAGATAGTGCATCAGCCTTAGCCGCTAACCAGGATCATGATGCCAAAGCAAATGTAGATAGTCCCTTGAAATTTGTACAAGCCCCTTTAGGGTTTAGCTACAGTGCCCTGGAGCCTAATATAGACGCACTCACTATGGAGATTCATTATACCAAACACCATACCGCCTATATCAAAAACGTAAACGACGCTATTGTTGCCGAAAAGCTCAATTATACCACAGAGAAGGAATTTTTTGATAATGCGTCCAAACTATCGGCTAAAGCCAGAAATAATGGCGGCGGCGCCTGGAATCATAACTTCTTTTGGGCCAGCTTAAAACCGGGCACCAGCAGCGGACCTGATGGAAAGGTTAAGGATGCTATTACCAGTGCATTTGGTGGTACAGATAAGTTTAAAGAGCTATTTACCCAGGCCGCTTTAACCCGTTTTGGTTCGGGCTGGGCATGGCTGGTTAATGACAACGGGACTTTAAAAATAACCTCTACAGCTAACCAGGATAATCCTTTATTTGATAGAGCAGAAGTTAAAGGAACACCATTGTTGGCTTTGGATGTTTGGGAGCATGCCTACTACTTAAAATATCAGAATAAACGTAATGAGTACATCGCTAACTGGTGGAATGTGGTTAACTGGGATGAGGTGAATAAGCGATTGGGTTAA
- a CDS encoding MATE family efflux transporter — MDNRKDFILSMNLRKVMWQTSWPAVAAIVLYGLNNFLDALLVGRLVGPQALAAVGLAYPLSQIVMGFGRLIGTGASAALSIWLGANDSTKLKQLFGNLNVLSVVCAALFAIPAYLFAENLLALMGAKGELIAISASYFRVTLIGSVFWIHGFSVNMLIRGEGKMKTAACMIGIGLLIDIILKPIFILMLHGGVAGAAWATNTAMVIYSAMGLIYFARNKSIFRNEWYSLKPTKAVAKKIITLGFPEMLFSIMSVIQSMLILQAISRYGTQQDLLFYTIVNRFYLLLLTPLFGLMRGLQPVAGINYGAGNMLRAKKSLLIAITAGIVIILPFWIVALFFPNVLWAWMVPHVVLSAVHILNLRIYLSVLPFLPVIVMTLAYFPAINQAKKASQLAMLRQLFFYLPATLILPMFFGVNSIFWGSAVIELLVIFITLWMLNRPVLKLRAKPI, encoded by the coding sequence ATGGATAACCGTAAAGATTTCATACTCTCCATGAACCTGCGAAAGGTCATGTGGCAAACTTCGTGGCCAGCCGTAGCCGCTATTGTGTTATATGGTCTGAATAATTTTCTGGATGCTTTGCTCGTTGGCCGTTTGGTTGGCCCGCAAGCATTGGCCGCTGTTGGCTTGGCCTACCCCCTGTCGCAAATTGTGATGGGCTTTGGCCGGTTGATAGGCACAGGGGCTTCGGCGGCGCTCAGCATTTGGTTGGGTGCTAATGATTCCACAAAGCTCAAACAGCTGTTCGGGAATTTGAATGTACTATCCGTCGTTTGCGCCGCCCTTTTCGCTATCCCTGCCTATTTGTTCGCCGAAAACCTACTCGCATTGATGGGTGCTAAAGGCGAACTAATTGCCATATCAGCCAGCTATTTCAGGGTGACGCTGATAGGTTCGGTATTCTGGATTCACGGGTTTTCTGTCAATATGCTCATCCGGGGTGAAGGAAAAATGAAAACCGCCGCCTGTATGATAGGTATCGGGTTGCTGATCGACATTATATTAAAACCTATTTTTATCCTCATGCTGCACGGCGGTGTAGCCGGAGCGGCCTGGGCAACCAATACAGCCATGGTTATCTATTCGGCTATGGGACTCATTTACTTTGCCCGCAATAAAAGCATCTTCCGCAATGAATGGTATTCCTTAAAACCGACTAAAGCAGTAGCCAAAAAAATAATAACGCTGGGCTTTCCCGAAATGCTGTTCTCCATCATGTCGGTCATACAAAGCATGCTGATATTACAGGCCATTTCCAGGTACGGCACCCAGCAGGATCTGCTTTTTTATACCATTGTAAATCGCTTTTACTTGCTTTTGCTTACACCGCTATTTGGCCTGATGCGGGGCCTGCAACCTGTGGCTGGTATAAACTATGGTGCTGGGAATATGCTAAGAGCAAAAAAATCACTGCTCATCGCCATCACTGCCGGCATTGTGATCATTTTGCCCTTTTGGATCGTTGCGCTGTTTTTTCCTAATGTATTGTGGGCATGGATGGTTCCACACGTGGTTTTATCAGCCGTACATATTTTAAATCTGCGTATTTATTTGTCGGTTTTGCCATTTTTACCCGTTATTGTAATGACTTTGGCTTATTTCCCGGCAATTAACCAGGCCAAAAAGGCCAGTCAGTTGGCGATGCTCAGACAATTGTTTTTTTATCTTCCGGCAACACTGATACTTCCCATGTTTTTTGGGGTTAACAGTATCTTTTGGGGTAGCGCGGTAATTGAGCTCCTGGTTATATTTATTACACTTTGGATGCTGAACAGGCCGGTATTGAAATTAAGAGCAAAACCAATCTGA
- a CDS encoding lysine N(6)-hydroxylase/L-ornithine N(5)-oxygenase family protein: protein MKTKKIYNLIGIGIGPFNLGLAALTEPIDELTTLFLDRSPAFDWHPGLMLSNATLQVPFMADLVTMADPTSRYSFLNFLKATNRLYKFFIRENFFILRKEYNVYCKWVAAQLSSCLFSRSVEAVEYIDTAKHYKIKVTNSLTNQPEVYYAEKIVLGTGTEPRFPDFMKDMEASNVLHTSNYLYKKADVLKGKSVAVIGSGQSAAEVFQDLLPHTEDGLQLSWFSRPDRFFPMEYAKLTLELTSPEYVDYFHNMPAEKRKAVLAKQPPLYKGINFDLINQIFDTLYEMSVDDTPLNVQLRPNSQLDSIKVNPDGSNELQFTHVQQQQAFTHQADYVILATGYKYNTPAFIKGIQQRIDVNEDGLFDVKRNYSIDISGDEIFVQNAELHTHGFVTPDLGMGAYRNSCIINQITGREIYKVEERIAFQQFSV, encoded by the coding sequence TTGAAAACTAAAAAAATATACAATCTCATCGGCATAGGTATTGGCCCTTTTAATTTGGGACTTGCCGCGTTAACAGAGCCGATAGACGAACTCACTACCCTTTTTCTGGATCGTTCACCTGCTTTCGACTGGCATCCGGGTTTAATGCTCAGTAATGCTACTTTACAGGTCCCCTTTATGGCCGACCTGGTGACTATGGCCGATCCAACCAGCCGGTACAGTTTCCTTAACTTTTTAAAGGCAACCAACCGGCTGTACAAATTTTTTATCCGCGAAAACTTTTTTATCCTGCGTAAGGAATATAATGTTTATTGCAAATGGGTAGCTGCGCAATTATCCAGCTGCCTGTTTTCCAGATCGGTTGAAGCGGTGGAATACATTGATACGGCAAAACATTATAAAATTAAGGTCACTAATAGTTTAACTAATCAACCCGAGGTTTACTACGCCGAAAAAATAGTGTTAGGTACCGGTACAGAGCCCCGCTTTCCGGATTTTATGAAGGATATGGAAGCGTCAAACGTATTGCATACTTCCAATTATCTATATAAAAAAGCCGATGTATTGAAAGGCAAGTCGGTAGCTGTAATTGGTTCGGGGCAAAGTGCTGCCGAAGTTTTCCAGGATTTGCTGCCCCACACCGAAGATGGTTTACAACTCAGTTGGTTTAGTCGCCCTGATCGATTTTTTCCGATGGAATATGCGAAACTGACACTGGAGCTTACCTCGCCCGAGTATGTGGATTATTTTCATAACATGCCCGCAGAAAAGCGAAAAGCGGTACTGGCCAAACAACCACCATTGTACAAGGGCATCAACTTTGACCTCATCAACCAGATATTTGATACTTTATATGAAATGAGTGTTGATGATACGCCATTAAATGTACAGTTGCGCCCCAATTCGCAGCTGGATAGTATCAAAGTGAATCCCGATGGTTCTAACGAGTTGCAGTTTACACATGTACAACAGCAGCAAGCGTTTACACACCAGGCCGATTATGTGATACTGGCTACAGGATATAAATATAATACCCCGGCATTTATCAAGGGCATTCAGCAACGTATTGATGTTAACGAAGATGGTCTTTTTGATGTGAAACGGAACTACAGTATTGACATCAGTGGCGATGAGATCTTTGTACAAAATGCCGAATTACATACTCACGGCTTTGTAACCCCCGATCTGGGAATGGGTGCCTACCGCAATTCGTGCATTATTAACCAAATTACCGGCCGGGAAATTTACAAAGTAGAAGAGCGGATTGCCTTTCAACAATTTAGTGTTTAA
- a CDS encoding GNAT family N-acetyltransferase has translation METNSLSLINLREEAEQVNYTAMLNSYLREFSNWSRYLGVPKYDEALAAHFRSTGYDLHIHIDFSSIGLEVYAPLSYYSESGRHIFHFPIVKRDLLTDEITELSPVDMIGLIVQYAQEQYPEIAADITQNRLLNSIENLEKYLENFIKHDLNANDVEMGFIRAEQSLILGHSVHPLPKSKQGFNDDDLFKYSPETAGRFQLHYFLIDATHVIQKTADDILPSVQLKNELLTLAANDARVMELLNTHPTFIVVPMHPWEANYLLQQDDVLALQQDGKLFSLGDWGAEFTPTSSVRTVYNEECDWMFKFSLHVKITNSERINLYPELHRGYDISRLLKTPWGQNLQKDFPEIDFIVDPAFIAVTDNNGEVISGFNISIRRNPFKNDAQHKNVTLIAALCQDSILGEPSRLTNIITTAAQKLNKPVNRVAEDWFKQYLHICIRPMVSILNKYGLACEFHQQNVMVELDKNLFPAKLYFRDNQGFFFRTGKADDILAAIPGIADESKSIIDEDYIAPKYTYYLMMNNLLGVVNAFGVNGLADEKRLLDIVYKELKSLEAIDETDLVSYIINSRDWSVKGNLLTSLHNMNEANVSLEYPAVYVDHPNPLNKFFFCKNLIKPEQKGIVYSRYFPKEDVTLSIRPFDIDRDLEMVHDWFNQEQAKPVWKMDGPIRGLELFYRTIIPGDATHSFIGEVNGVPNFTFEPYWPARDLVGAYYECLPTDYGTHLLVAPAEKEKKFAYQSLQVALDYLFAQPEVGKCIGEAAVESRAMRALANRIGYQQQRVIHMPHKSANLTFLYREWYWEKNPGTKEIKIEL, from the coding sequence ATGGAAACGAATTCATTAAGTTTAATTAACCTTAGGGAAGAGGCTGAACAGGTAAATTACACCGCTATGCTCAACAGTTATCTGCGTGAGTTTAGCAATTGGAGCCGTTACCTGGGCGTTCCCAAATATGACGAGGCATTAGCCGCTCATTTCCGCTCAACCGGGTATGATTTGCATATCCATATTGATTTTTCTTCTATTGGGCTGGAAGTATATGCCCCACTAAGCTATTATTCAGAAAGCGGCAGGCATATATTCCATTTCCCAATTGTAAAACGCGACCTACTAACAGATGAGATTACCGAACTAAGTCCTGTTGATATGATCGGTTTGATAGTTCAATATGCGCAGGAGCAATATCCGGAAATAGCAGCCGATATTACCCAAAACCGCCTGTTGAACAGCATCGAAAACCTGGAAAAATACCTGGAAAACTTTATCAAACACGATTTGAATGCCAATGATGTGGAGATGGGTTTTATCCGGGCCGAGCAATCCCTTATTTTAGGGCACAGCGTACACCCGCTACCCAAATCAAAACAGGGGTTTAATGATGACGACCTGTTTAAATACTCACCAGAAACAGCAGGGCGTTTCCAGCTCCATTATTTTTTGATAGATGCTACACATGTCATTCAAAAAACAGCCGATGATATTTTGCCATCGGTTCAATTAAAAAATGAACTATTAACCCTTGCTGCCAACGATGCCCGGGTGATGGAGTTATTAAATACTCACCCTACGTTCATCGTGGTGCCTATGCACCCGTGGGAGGCTAATTATCTGTTACAACAGGATGATGTTTTAGCTTTACAGCAAGATGGTAAGCTGTTTAGTTTGGGTGACTGGGGAGCTGAGTTTACACCAACATCTTCGGTACGTACCGTTTATAACGAGGAGTGCGACTGGATGTTCAAGTTCTCTTTACATGTAAAAATCACCAACTCTGAGCGCATCAATTTGTATCCTGAGTTACATCGGGGTTACGATATTTCGCGCCTGCTAAAAACTCCCTGGGGACAGAACTTACAGAAAGATTTCCCGGAAATTGATTTTATTGTCGACCCTGCATTTATAGCAGTTACCGATAATAACGGAGAGGTGATCAGTGGCTTTAATATCAGCATCCGTCGCAATCCGTTTAAAAATGATGCACAGCATAAAAATGTAACCCTCATAGCTGCTCTTTGCCAGGACAGCATTTTGGGCGAACCATCAAGGCTCACCAATATTATTACAACCGCGGCTCAAAAATTAAACAAACCGGTAAATCGTGTGGCCGAAGATTGGTTTAAGCAATACCTGCATATCTGTATCAGGCCGATGGTTTCTATTTTAAACAAGTATGGTTTGGCCTGTGAATTTCACCAGCAGAATGTAATGGTAGAGCTGGACAAGAACCTCTTCCCGGCAAAACTGTATTTCAGGGATAACCAGGGATTCTTCTTCCGCACGGGTAAGGCTGATGATATTTTGGCTGCCATCCCGGGTATTGCCGATGAAAGTAAGTCGATCATCGACGAAGATTATATCGCCCCAAAATACACCTATTACCTCATGATGAATAATCTGCTGGGTGTAGTAAATGCGTTTGGCGTGAATGGACTGGCCGATGAAAAACGACTACTGGACATTGTTTATAAAGAGCTGAAAAGCCTGGAAGCGATAGATGAGACCGATCTGGTGAGCTATATCATCAACAGTCGCGATTGGAGCGTGAAAGGCAACCTGCTTACCAGTCTGCATAATATGAACGAGGCAAATGTTTCTTTAGAGTATCCGGCAGTTTATGTGGATCACCCAAACCCGCTTAACAAGTTTTTCTTCTGCAAAAATCTCATCAAGCCTGAGCAGAAGGGCATTGTTTACAGTCGTTATTTCCCGAAAGAAGATGTAACGCTAAGCATCCGTCCTTTTGATATTGACCGCGATCTGGAAATGGTACACGACTGGTTTAACCAGGAACAAGCCAAACCTGTTTGGAAAATGGATGGCCCAATACGCGGACTGGAATTGTTTTACAGAACCATCATCCCTGGCGATGCCACGCATAGCTTTATTGGTGAAGTAAACGGCGTGCCCAACTTCACTTTTGAACCTTACTGGCCTGCCCGCGACCTGGTTGGCGCTTATTACGAATGTCTGCCGACAGATTATGGCACCCACTTACTGGTGGCCCCGGCAGAAAAGGAAAAAAAATTTGCCTATCAATCGTTGCAAGTAGCCTTGGACTACCTGTTTGCCCAGCCCGAAGTTGGTAAATGTATAGGCGAAGCAGCCGTAGAATCAAGAGCGATGCGCGCGCTGGCCAATAGAATTGGTTACCAGCAACAAAGGGTGATACATATGCCGCACAAAAGCGCCAATCTTACCTTTTTATATCGCGAATGGTACTGGGAAAAGAATCCCGGCACAAAGGAAATTAAAATAGAACTGTAG
- a CDS encoding pyridoxal phosphate-dependent decarboxylase family protein has translation MITPSNTPHQDEALLEALSTDTSFEDIFYEGSSQEYLKAMSLASQSVVNFLHDNKKPFSGVTAAQLRPQFESVDLSTPLPDYESLMSEVESLYTKHAVTFHHPKYVAHLNCPVVIPAIAAEVLISAINSSLDTWDQSAGGTLIEQKMIEWTCNEIGFDKNADGVFTSGGSQSNMMGLLLARDHYSIEHLKHNIKQNGLPPEASRFRIFVSEAGHFSIQKNAAILGLGEKAVVKVKADRTFRMNTVLLEDAIQRELKQGNIPIAVVATAGTTDFGNLDPLEAIGNIAAKYKLWYHVDAAYGCGLLLSNKHRYLLNGIEMANSVTADYHKAFFQPVSSSAFLVNHKRYFGLITHYADYLNPKDQHSDEIPNQVNKSIQTTRRFDALKLWFTLRIMGKEKLGCYIEKIIETAENVAHIISTDRDFDLLNYSDLSALVFRYNPSVLHTANLTQMNQYIKAQLLKHGDALVAGTKVHGEFYLKFTLLNPLTTTDHIKNILLNIKKHGNEFIKFN, from the coding sequence ATGATAACACCATCCAACACCCCCCATCAGGATGAGGCCCTATTAGAAGCCTTAAGTACTGATACCTCTTTTGAAGATATATTTTACGAAGGCTCATCGCAGGAATATCTGAAGGCCATGAGCCTGGCCAGCCAGTCGGTAGTTAATTTTTTGCATGATAATAAAAAGCCTTTCAGCGGTGTAACAGCAGCACAATTACGCCCGCAGTTTGAATCTGTCGACCTCAGCACTCCTCTGCCAGATTATGAAAGCCTGATGAGCGAGGTGGAATCACTGTATACCAAACATGCGGTTACTTTTCATCACCCTAAATATGTGGCGCATTTAAACTGCCCTGTGGTGATACCAGCTATAGCTGCCGAAGTATTGATCAGCGCTATCAACTCCTCGCTGGATACCTGGGATCAAAGTGCCGGAGGTACGTTGATAGAGCAAAAAATGATCGAATGGACCTGCAACGAAATTGGCTTTGACAAAAATGCCGACGGTGTGTTTACCAGTGGTGGTTCGCAAAGTAACATGATGGGTTTGCTACTGGCCCGTGATCACTATTCCATAGAACATCTTAAACATAACATCAAACAAAATGGGCTGCCACCCGAAGCATCACGCTTCCGGATCTTTGTTTCCGAAGCCGGGCATTTCAGCATCCAGAAAAATGCCGCGATACTAGGACTGGGCGAAAAGGCTGTAGTAAAAGTAAAAGCCGATCGTACCTTCCGGATGAATACTGTTTTACTGGAAGATGCTATACAACGTGAATTAAAACAAGGCAATATACCTATAGCTGTTGTAGCCACCGCCGGCACAACCGATTTTGGTAACCTCGATCCGCTGGAAGCCATAGGAAACATAGCTGCCAAATACAAACTATGGTATCATGTTGATGCCGCGTATGGCTGCGGTTTGTTATTGAGCAACAAACACCGGTATTTATTAAACGGAATAGAAATGGCCAATTCTGTTACAGCCGATTATCACAAAGCCTTTTTTCAGCCAGTTAGCAGCAGCGCATTTTTGGTAAACCATAAGCGGTATTTTGGACTGATAACCCACTACGCTGATTACCTGAACCCTAAGGATCAGCATTCGGACGAGATCCCGAACCAGGTAAACAAATCTATTCAAACCACCCGCCGTTTTGACGCCCTTAAGCTTTGGTTCACCCTCCGTATTATGGGTAAAGAAAAATTGGGCTGCTACATAGAAAAGATCATCGAAACGGCCGAAAATGTGGCGCATATCATCAGTACAGATCGTGATTTTGATCTGTTGAATTACTCCGATCTATCGGCATTGGTTTTCCGGTATAACCCTTCAGTTTTACATACCGCTAATCTCACCCAGATGAACCAATACATAAAAGCACAGCTTTTAAAACATGGCGACGCGCTGGTGGCCGGCACCAAGGTTCATGGGGAGTTTTATCTCAAATTCACGCTGCTAAATCCGCTTACAACTACCGATCATATTAAAAACATTTTATTAAACATTAAAAAACATGGAAACGAATTCATTAAGTTTAATTAA